One Pantoea eucalypti genomic region harbors:
- the iraP gene encoding anti-adapter protein IraP has translation MRQLVIDILLKLAKMDVDAKELTAQLEAQSLLVAALLVQAKQDNSLTISETVQDAIITASQSSTGFLQSDVDLLLTHINRLLAVASYVEVKGKATEERE, from the coding sequence ATGCGACAACTGGTAATAGATATTCTGCTAAAACTGGCAAAGATGGATGTCGATGCAAAAGAGTTGACGGCGCAGCTTGAAGCGCAGTCCCTGCTGGTTGCAGCGCTGCTGGTGCAGGCGAAACAGGACAACTCGCTGACCATTTCAGAAACGGTGCAGGATGCCATCATTACGGCTTCACAATCGTCGACCGGGTTTCTGCAATCGGATGTTGATCTGCTGCTGACGCACATTAATCGTCTGCTGGCTGTGGCAAGTTATGTCGAAGTGAAGGGTAAAGCAACGGAAGAGAGAGAGTAG
- a CDS encoding DUF6388 family protein yields MKTPEAYYAQAREMFFTAHPDFQSALDELTESDARAANLSLSQLREWHAERIYAAFLRQKNLDGMIFSIQLAEPDKAVAAEAIKTYLKSHAESLGMSWEEFCIKNEL; encoded by the coding sequence ATGAAAACGCCAGAAGCTTACTATGCCCAGGCTCGCGAGATGTTTTTTACCGCGCATCCAGACTTTCAATCCGCACTTGACGAATTAACTGAAAGCGATGCCCGCGCCGCCAACCTGTCATTGAGCCAGCTGCGCGAATGGCATGCCGAACGTATCTATGCGGCCTTTTTGCGCCAGAAGAATCTGGATGGAATGATCTTCTCCATTCAGCTCGCTGAGCCAGATAAAGCGGTGGCGGCTGAAGCGATCAAGACTTATCTCAAATCTCACGCTGAATCATTGGGTATGAGCTGGGAAGAATTTTGCATTAAAAACGAATTGTAA
- the yedD gene encoding lipoprotein YedD, producing the protein MKKWMLIAALALSGCAQINDYENAVQTPAPADLQGTWQTVGPQSSLISDKAIASLIINADGSMLDCRQWMRVIAKPGKLTRLNGDYVNVTRKMRVMPLVVDNGELSYDRMTLRKVARPTVECQQALEEVAKQPKAAVIQNIEPQLLRTAITENNAKS; encoded by the coding sequence ATGAAAAAGTGGATGCTGATTGCCGCGCTGGCATTGAGTGGTTGTGCGCAAATCAACGATTATGAAAATGCGGTGCAGACACCGGCACCTGCTGATCTGCAGGGGACCTGGCAAACCGTCGGCCCACAGAGCAGCCTGATCAGCGACAAGGCGATAGCCAGTCTGATCATTAATGCCGATGGCAGCATGCTGGATTGCCGTCAGTGGATGCGGGTGATCGCGAAGCCGGGCAAACTGACCCGATTAAATGGCGATTATGTGAATGTAACACGTAAAATGCGGGTGATGCCGCTGGTGGTCGATAATGGCGAGCTGAGCTACGACAGGATGACTCTGCGCAAAGTGGCGCGTCCGACAGTAGAGTGTCAGCAGGCACTGGAAGAAGTCGCAAAGCAGCCAAAAGCCGCCGTGATTCAGAACATCGAACCGCAACTGTTGCGCACGGCGATTACCGAGAATAACGCGAAGTCATAA
- the amyA gene encoding alpha-amylase codes for MQNPTLLQFFHWYYPDGSKLWPEVADRAAWLSEIGISMVWLPPCYKGGSGGYSVGYDSYDLFDLGEFDQKGGVATKYGDKTQLLAAAEALRSHNVGVLLDVVLNHKMGADEKEAISVNRVNPDNRDEIYEEVVECEAWTKFTFPARAGEYSKFVWDHKCFSGVDHIENPDENGVFKIINDYTAEGWNDQVDNELGNFDYLMGANIDFRNNAVREELKYWARWVMEQVPCTGFRLDAVKHIPAWFYKEWIEHIQEVAEEPMFIVAEYWSFETEKLQEYVHQVEGKTMLFDAPLHMNFHQASTAGSAYDMSQIFANSLVVADPWHAVTIVANHDTQPLQSLEAPVEAWFKPLAYALILLREQGVPTIFYPDLFGATYEDEGGDGETHKIEMPVIPELEGLIRARQQYGWGVQTDYFDHPNCVAFSRSGTETQPGCVVIMSNGDAGEKSVPMGEGFAGKVWRDYLGNREETITADEHGTAVFACNGGSVSVWVIAE; via the coding sequence ATGCAAAACCCAACGTTATTACAGTTTTTCCATTGGTATTACCCGGATGGCAGCAAACTGTGGCCTGAGGTCGCCGATCGTGCAGCCTGGCTCAGCGAAATTGGAATCAGTATGGTGTGGTTACCGCCCTGCTACAAAGGGGGTTCAGGCGGCTATTCAGTCGGTTACGACAGTTACGATTTGTTCGACCTGGGGGAATTTGATCAAAAAGGCGGTGTTGCCACCAAATATGGCGACAAAACGCAATTACTGGCGGCAGCAGAAGCCCTGCGCAGCCACAACGTTGGGGTACTGCTGGATGTGGTGCTGAACCACAAAATGGGCGCTGATGAGAAAGAGGCGATCAGTGTTAACCGCGTCAACCCGGATAACCGTGATGAAATCTACGAAGAGGTTGTCGAGTGCGAAGCCTGGACGAAATTCACCTTTCCGGCCCGTGCCGGGGAATATTCTAAGTTTGTCTGGGATCACAAGTGCTTTAGCGGCGTAGACCACATTGAGAATCCGGACGAAAACGGCGTGTTTAAAATCATCAATGACTATACCGCCGAAGGCTGGAACGATCAGGTCGATAACGAACTGGGTAACTTCGACTATCTGATGGGTGCCAACATCGATTTCCGTAACAATGCGGTCCGGGAAGAGCTGAAATACTGGGCGCGCTGGGTGATGGAACAGGTGCCCTGCACCGGCTTTCGTCTGGATGCGGTAAAACATATTCCGGCCTGGTTCTACAAAGAGTGGATCGAGCATATTCAGGAGGTGGCTGAAGAGCCGATGTTTATCGTCGCGGAATACTGGTCATTTGAAACCGAGAAACTGCAGGAGTATGTGCATCAGGTGGAAGGTAAAACCATGCTGTTTGATGCCCCACTGCATATGAACTTCCATCAGGCTTCCACCGCGGGCAGCGCCTATGACATGAGCCAGATTTTTGCTAATTCGCTGGTCGTGGCTGATCCCTGGCATGCCGTGACGATCGTCGCCAACCACGACACCCAGCCGCTGCAGTCTCTGGAAGCGCCGGTTGAAGCCTGGTTTAAGCCACTGGCTTATGCGCTGATCCTGCTGCGTGAACAAGGTGTGCCCACCATTTTTTATCCTGATCTGTTCGGGGCAACCTACGAAGATGAAGGCGGCGACGGTGAAACGCACAAAATAGAGATGCCGGTGATCCCTGAACTGGAAGGGTTAATCCGGGCGCGTCAGCAATATGGCTGGGGCGTACAGACCGACTATTTTGATCATCCTAACTGCGTGGCATTCAGCCGCAGCGGCACCGAAACGCAGCCAGGCTGTGTGGTGATCATGTCAAATGGCGATGCAGGTGAGAAAAGCGTGCCGATGGGTGAAGGTTTTGCCGGTAAGGTCTGGCGGGATTATCTGGGTAACCGTGAAGAGACGATTACCGCCGACGAGCATGGCACAGCAGTCTTTGCCTGTAACGGTGGCAGCGTCAGCGTCTGGGTCATCGCAGAATAA
- the fliT gene encoding flagella biosynthesis regulatory protein FliT, with product MTTAPHLITVYQQLLDLSQGMLRHAVQGEWDELISREMEYVSAVQNLAQSTEAVSPSSQTQEQLRPVLRRILDNESEVKRLLQARMDELASLVGQNTRQKSVMSAYSSQGGLVMVPRETLS from the coding sequence ATGACCACTGCACCGCATCTGATTACCGTTTACCAACAGTTACTCGATCTCAGCCAGGGAATGCTGCGTCATGCAGTACAGGGCGAATGGGATGAATTGATCAGCAGGGAGATGGAGTATGTCAGTGCGGTGCAGAACTTAGCCCAATCGACAGAAGCTGTGTCGCCTTCATCGCAGACGCAGGAGCAGTTACGCCCGGTGCTGCGTCGTATACTGGATAACGAAAGCGAAGTAAAACGTCTGCTGCAGGCGCGGATGGATGAGCTGGCCTCGCTGGTAGGTCAGAACACCCGTCAGAAATCGGTCATGTCTGCCTACAGTAGTCAGGGCGGCCTAGTTATGGTGCCGCGCGAAACGCTCTCCTGA
- the fliS gene encoding flagellar export chaperone FliS, with translation MYSATGTKAYAKIGVESAVMSATQQQLVGMLFDGALSALIRARLFMQDGNIEGKGSSISKAINIIEAGLKEGLLENSGDELADNLLDLYNYMTRRLLHANLHNDVAAVEEVEGLLRNIADAWKEVVQSHLIQDAV, from the coding sequence AAAATTGGCGTAGAAAGCGCCGTCATGAGCGCCACCCAGCAGCAGCTGGTGGGTATGCTGTTCGACGGCGCACTGAGCGCGTTAATCCGCGCCCGCTTGTTTATGCAGGATGGCAATATTGAAGGCAAAGGCAGTTCTATCTCCAAAGCCATCAATATCATTGAAGCAGGCCTGAAAGAGGGCCTGCTTGAAAACAGTGGTGATGAACTGGCAGACAATCTGCTGGATCTTTACAACTACATGACCCGTCGCCTGCTGCATGCCAACCTGCACAATGATGTTGCAGCGGTCGAGGAGGTCGAAGGCCTGCTGCGCAATATTGCGGACGCGTGGAAAGAAGTAGTTCAATCTCACCTGATTCAGGACGCCGTTTAA